A window of Leclercia adecarboxylata contains these coding sequences:
- a CDS encoding bacteriophage antitermination protein Q: MDQQILEYARIELTRALMDNSGKTKGQLQAFSENPPADKDRNPRKQIHVVELDNGRGGVCYVKAENSALYVMETRSRPRPMPPITDHDFATAPWRRAVNMLPEHEQAWLRYCYGFNLDFQYQTQICEAIWNGYQRHLPESLLRKTKKRIISLVWLAVQEVAVKRLNDTYKQYAGALLASQLVVSRSTWHEIYAPHWQLLKKAVETLDCNALHKALKLKEGARQTSL; encoded by the coding sequence ATGGATCAGCAAATACTCGAATACGCACGGATTGAGCTCACCCGCGCGCTGATGGATAACTCCGGAAAAACCAAAGGACAGCTTCAAGCTTTCAGCGAGAACCCGCCAGCGGATAAAGATCGCAACCCGCGAAAGCAGATTCATGTGGTGGAGCTGGATAACGGCAGAGGTGGAGTCTGTTATGTTAAGGCAGAAAATAGCGCGCTGTATGTAATGGAAACCCGCAGTCGCCCCAGACCAATGCCACCGATAACGGATCATGATTTTGCTACGGCACCGTGGCGACGCGCGGTCAACATGCTGCCGGAGCATGAACAAGCTTGGCTGCGTTACTGCTATGGATTTAATCTGGATTTTCAATATCAGACGCAAATATGTGAAGCGATCTGGAATGGCTACCAACGGCATCTGCCGGAAAGCCTGCTGAGGAAAACCAAAAAGCGGATCATTTCGCTGGTCTGGCTGGCTGTGCAGGAAGTTGCCGTAAAGCGTTTAAACGATACTTACAAGCAATACGCTGGCGCGTTACTAGCTTCTCAGCTTGTTGTATCACGTTCTACTTGGCACGAGATATATGCCCCTCACTGGCAATTGTTAAAGAAAGCAGTAGAGACTCTAGATTGTAATGCACTTCATAAAGCTCTGAAGCTCAAGGAGGGTGCAAGACAAACTAGCTTATGA
- a CDS encoding DUF1364 domain-containing protein — MKKIDLTKQARGRECTVRIPGICCFDPETSVLAHYRLAGTCGTGCKPDDLQGAIACNRCHDAIDGRTKTEYSRDDLKLMHAEGVMRTLAIWRKKGFI, encoded by the coding sequence GTGAAAAAAATCGATCTCACAAAGCAAGCGCGTGGGCGTGAGTGCACCGTGCGAATCCCTGGCATCTGCTGTTTCGACCCTGAGACCAGCGTTCTGGCGCATTACCGCCTGGCTGGTACGTGCGGCACCGGTTGCAAGCCTGATGACCTGCAGGGAGCAATTGCCTGCAATCGTTGTCATGACGCAATAGATGGACGCACCAAAACCGAATATTCCCGCGACGACCTCAAACTTATGCACGCCGAAGGGGTAATGAGAACGCTGGCAATCTGGCGCAAAAAGGGCTTTATCTGA